CAATAGCTCCTTAGCCTCTTCCAAAGTTCCTGTAAAACAATGTAGCATTCCAGGGCAAGAGCGTTCATCATGATGATAATAGTGATCTATCATATGGAAAAAATCATCGAAAGCGGCTCGACAATGCACAACAAGGGGCAACTCACATTCTAAAGCTAAAGATAAATACTTCTTTAAAACCTCTTTTTGGCGCTCTTTAGTTTCTTCGGTATCAGCAAAGCAGTAATCCAACCCCACCTCACCAATAGCCGCTAATTTTCCAGCTTGAGCCACATCTTGAAAATATTTGAAATGTGCGTCTATATCCTCTTGAGCATCTTGAGGAGGGGTTCCTGCAACATGGCAAAAACGTATATCGGGGAATTTCTCAGCGTAACCAAAAGATTTATTGAGCTCGTCAATAGTTGTTGTCACATTAACCACGAGAGAAATTCCTGAGTCTTTCGCTCGAGAGATTACTTCGTCGGCATCCTCAATAAAAGCATCATCTGAAAGATGCACGTGAGCATCTGCTAGGTTCATCATCCTTCTCCTTAAAATGTTTGATTGAGGAAAGGGTTAATCATACATCTCCTAGCGAAATATCTTCACTCTGTTAATAGGGTTTTCTATGAAATCAGGATAAAAAAAAGGGTGTATTTGAAAAATACACCCTAAAAAAATAGTCAGAAATATTTAAGAACCTAGCTTCTGGAGAAGACCATGTCTTGAAGAACTGCTTGAGTAATCTTCTCAGGAAGCACTACAGGATCGGCTTGGCCAGCAGGATAATAGACGTAAGAGGGAACACTTGCGCGCCCTAATCGAGCTAACTCCTCGGTAATTCCCGGGTCCTTACGAGTCCAATCTGCTTCTAAAGTAACGACTCCTCGTTCTTTAAACATCTCCTGCACGGCACTTGCGTACAACACAGGTTTGTTCATTTGGCAAGTTAAACACCATTTAGCGGTAAAGTTCACAAAAACAGCCTGTCCTTCTTTACGCAACTGCGCAAGTTTATCGGAAGAAAACGGCTGCCAAGAACTACCCTCTTGGACTATGGCAGTTTCCCCAGCATCTACAAAATGACGAGAGGCTACAAAGCTTAAGGATAGTGCCCCAGCAACTAAACCAAAGAACAAGGTTGAGGCTACCACTCTTTGTTTCTTAGGCGAAACAGGAGTTCCCCATTTCCCTAGG
This window of the Chlamydia sp. BM-2023 genome carries:
- a CDS encoding TatD family hydrolase, which gives rise to MNLADAHVHLSDDAFIEDADEVISRAKDSGISLVVNVTTTIDELNKSFGYAEKFPDIRFCHVAGTPPQDAQEDIDAHFKYFQDVAQAGKLAAIGEVGLDYCFADTEETKERQKEVLKKYLSLALECELPLVVHCRAAFDDFFHMIDHYYHHDERSCPGMLHCFTGTLEEAKELLSRGWYVSISGIVTFKNAQGLRNVVAEVPLEHLLIETDAPFLAPTPYRGKKNEPAYISHTIEAIANIKDIAPEELAEIARGNVLHFLNGSKKN